CGAACGAAACCGCTCCCAACGGGCAAGTTGGGCTTCAGTGGCGGTGGTGGGCGAGCTCATTGTTCTCCTTGGCTGGATTCGCATCGGTTGCACTTCCCTCAACTATGCGCTGAACGGCTGCATTCCCGGAATAGACCGCCTTGGAGCGGCTCGCGCTGGCCCCCAACCCATGCCAGCGCGAGCCGCGATTTAAGGGACCAGGTCGGCAGGCCGCAGCATGTGCATGCCCACCGACGTGGCCTCGCCCCGAGGGGCCTAGCGACGTTCTTGATCGTTCGACTAGTTGGTCCGCCGCCCCTTTCGCCGGGCACTGGCGAAGGCCAGCAAAGATCCCACGGCCAGCAAGGCTGCGGCGACGAAAATGAACGCCGTTCCCTGCGCACCCGTGCTGGCCAACTGATCCGGGCCCTCTGTCTCCGTGGGCCCCGACGGCTGGTCCGTGGGCACTACGAGGATTGGGCTGGATGTGCTGGCGACGGGAGCTGAAGGTACTGCGGGTGCCGGTGCAGGCGTGGCTGCGGTCGTCGTGGGTGTGGGTGTTGCGGTGGGTGTGGGTGTTGCGGTGGGTGTGGGTGTTGCGCTCGGCGTAGGCGTTGCCGTGGTTGCGCTCGGGGTTGGTGTGGGCGTTGCAGTGGTGGCGGTGGGTGTAGGAGTAGGTACTGCGGTTCCATCGCCCGTGCCGCCTGCCTCGGTTCGCCGAAGCTGGGCGACCACCGGGCTTTCCGTCCCGGCGATTGTCACTGTGCCCGTGTTCTCGTAGACAGCCAAGGACGGGTCAGTCACCCGCGTTACGACGAAGAGCTCAACGTGCTCGCCCTCGGGAAGGCCGGTCCACGTTACTGTGGCTTTCTCGGGGGAGCAGTCGATGGCTGCCGGGTACTGATCGTTATCGTAGGGTTGCACGATGCCGCCATCACTGCCCACCACTTGACCGATGCGTGGCGTGACCCGGGCGCAGTCGATGTCCATGCCCGCCGCAGGAGTATCGGTGACAACAACATCATTGGTGTCTGCAGTCATGGCAGGCATGGTGAAAACCGACCGGAGTTCAGTCTGGGCTGGATCGACCCAGCTCATGGATTTACCCGCTGCGGTTGGCGCTTCCGGCCCGCAGTCTTTCTGGCACGGTTCGACGGCTACGGGCACGCGGACGACGCTGGATCCTACGGTGAAGGTCAGTTCCTCCGTGTCGCCAACTGTGGGTACCTGGGAGTACTGAGTGCTGAAAGAACAAGTTCCGCCTACGTTGAGGGGATGGGTCTTCACGAAGTCGCTGAGCGTGAAGACCACCAAGCCGGCGTCGTTCGCGACCGCCGTGGCGACGGTGTCACCGTTCGAGTTATCCAGGTCAAAGGACGCCTTGCCAAACCAACGGAGCTGGGGCGGTAGTTGGACGCTGAAGGTGTCGCCGGGCTGTGAGTGGTCCGGGACGGACCACTCACAGTTCAGATCCACCTGGTCCCATTGGCTGGACACGACTGATTCTGTTGTGAGGGTGATTTCCGCGTCCGGCAGGGTTGCGGCGTTGGCTGGCAACGCCGTCATGCCCAGTCCCAGGACAGCCATGGCAATGGCCAGGAAAGCGGCCACTATCGACACGGTTCTTAGATGGATCTGGTTATTCATTTGCTGGATGGTCCTTAAATCCGTGGTGAAAATGTTCCGTCAGAGAATGAGTGGCCGCATCAAGTAGTTCGTGACGCCTTGGGTCCGGAGCCCGGCGCACCGTGCTTCGCGGACGCGTCGTGCGGCGTAATTGTCGTCGTGGCTGCAGTTGCCGCCAGTGCTGAGGACAACGGGTACAACTTCATGCGTGCGGGACTGAGGGCGCCGTCTCCCAGTGCTTCCATTGCCGCTTTGCACTCGACCAGCCTGGACAGGTTGCCCTCGTCGAGTGGGAAAAGCACATGGACGGCGGAGTCTTGGTACATGGCCAGCGCCCCTGTTCCGTGCAGCTGCCCTTTGACGGCTTCGCCCATCCTGGCCAGGAGGGTCCAGCAGTGTGTCCGGCTTTCGTTGGGCCTTGGCACTGAAATAACGGCGACGGCGTGCTGCCGTGGGTTGTCGGCTCCGAAGGTTGAGACCTCGTGCACGCGGCGCTGGAAGTGCGCCTGAGTGGCTAAGCCTGTATAGACATCCGTGCACGAAATGGCAGGGGCCAGCTCGGCGACCTCGGCCCACCCTTCTGCCAGTGATTGGAGTGCGTCGACGTCGAGGGACTGCTCCGCGGCTTCGAAGAGGGCCCGGAAGTCGGTCATTGTTTCGCTGATGCTGACGCCGTTCCTGGCGCGCGCAGCACCCAGTGATTTAGCTGCCGGCGCGGGGACGGTGGAGCTTGTGGCGAGGCATCTGACAACTGTTCGGACTTCGGGCAGGAACCAATCTGCGCGGAAGCGCCAACCTGTCCGGTAACTGGTCGTCTGCCATCTACGCAGCAAAAGGTGGCGCGAGAACGCGCATTCTGCGAATGATTTTGTCCGAAACGATGTCATATCCGAATAGTGCTGCGGAGCTGTCTTTCATGACGAAGCGATAGCCGATTCTCTTTAGCTAAAGACCTTGGACAAATTGCGTCATGAGTCGGGGGCTACGGCCACTTCTTATATATGGGCACGATTTATGACGTTGTTAGGGGGCCGTAAGTGGCCGCCAGGACAAGTATGGGCAGTATTTCGCAAGATGGAATCGAGAGCGACGGTCACCTGATCGAGGCGGTCCGCAGCGGAGACATGGCTGCGTTTAACGCGCTGTATGAGCGGCATATTTCCATCGCATCGACGGTTGCCAAGCGCAATGTGGACAACCCGAGCGATGCCGAGGATGTCGTGGCAGATGCTTTCCAGTCCGTCCTGCAGAGCTTGGTGGCTGGGAAGGGGCCGGATACCTTTTTTCGGGCGTATTTGCTGTCCACTGTGACCAGGCTGTCCCATCAGCGGAATCGAAAGGCCGGAAAGGTCCTGCCCAGTGGAGACGACGCTGTCTTGGACCAGACATTGGGTGAGGCCGACTCCGCCATAAGCGCTTTTGAATCCCACACAGTTTCCAAAGCCTTCCGCGCCCTGCCGGAGCGTTGGCAGGCAGTGCTCTGGTATCTGGACGTGGAACGCATGAAGCCGGCAGTTGTCGCGCCAATCCTTGGCTTGTCTCCAAACGCCGTTTCCGCGCTCGCCCTGCGTGCGCGCGAGGGACTAAGGCGGCACTACCTGCAGTTCCACATCGCCGAGCAGCCTGACAGCAGGTGTGCCGAGTACGCCTCCAAACTCGGAAGTTATGTCCGGGGTGGACTTTCCGCAGCCGCCGAACGGAAAGTTCGGGAGCACCTGCGGGGCTGCTCCAAATGCACCGCTGCCTTGGCCGAACTCAAAGACGTGCAGGGGAGCATGAGGGCGGTTCTCCTCCCTCTGGTGACCGGCATTCCCCTGGCAATGTGGGCCGGGAAGGGCACTGGATTGGGCGTCTTGGGCGGGGTGCTGCCGGCAAAGGCGGCTCTCGCCGTTCCCGCGCTGGCACAGCCAGCCGTGATGGCCGTCATCGCCGCGGCCGGGGTGGGACTTGTCCTGGGTGCAGTGGGCATCGTGGACCTCTTGACTCCGGATGCCTACATGGAGCAGCGGGCCGTCGAAACCACCGGCAGGCAACCGGAAACGGAGCCGCCCGCGACCACCCCCGCTCCATCGGCGCCCGACTCCCCGGCGGCCGCCATACCACCGTCTGTTGTTGCGCCCCCGCCGGCACCGACTCCCGTCGCACCCGAGCCGGCACCATCACAGGAGCCCACGGTGCCCACCGTTCCGGTGCAGCCACCAGTCGTGACGCCAGCGCCTTCGCCGTCGGCGGTTCCTTCTGCCGCCGCACCGGTGCAGGTCACAGGGTCCGCGGAGCGAGGCAAGGACCGCGGCTCCAACGGCACGGCGTTGCACATCGACTTCAAGGCTTCCGGGTCCGAGCCTTTGGCCGGTGGCAGGGCTGTCTTCTCAGTGGGGCCGAATGCCTGGATTGAGGCAGGTACGGTCCGCGCTCCGGAAGGGTGGACGTGCACCTTGGAGAGCAGGAGCGTCGTTAATTGCTCCACGCCGACAATACGGCGCGGTGGGCTTCAGTTCGATGTCACGGCTGTCTCCAAGCGGGGCCGGGAAGAGAAGGTCCTGACGTACTCGCTCGAAGGCACCGGCATCGCCCCGAACCAGTTTTCCTACAGCTACTAAGGTGCGTTCACTTCGTGGAGACCACTGACGCGCCCGAAAGGTGAAACCAAAATCTGAGACGCATTCCGTGAGGGGAGTTTCGTGCGGGTAAGATCCCGTAGGAAACATTAGTAATCCGGCTCACAGTATCCAGCGCAGTGTACGGGCCTCACTAGATCCCGAAGGTATGTATCTATGGTTCACACTGCCCATCAAGACACTGATCTCGCCGCTGAACTGCGGGCCGACGTTCGCCGGGTTTCCACCCTGCTTGGCGAGTCCTTGGTACGGCAACACGGCCCCGAGCTGCTCCAGCTGGTGGAGCAGGTGCGCCTGCTGACCAAGGAATCCAAGGAAGCTGCCCGTGGCGGCGCTGACGCCACCGGTCCGTGGAGCGCGCACGACGTCGTTGCCCAGGTCCGCGAACTGCTCGCCTCCCTGCCCCTTGAGCAAGCAACGGACCTTGTCCGGGCTTTTGCTTTCTACTTCCACCTCAGCAACGCGGCAGAGCAGGTGCATCGCGTCCGGGGTCTCCGCACCCGGCAGGAAAAGGACGGTTGGCTCGCGAAGGCGGTGTCCGAAATCGCCGGGCAAGCGGGCCCACAGGTCCTGCAGGATGTGATCAATGAACTCGACGTGAGGCCCATCTTCACGGCCCACCCGACTGAAGCATCGCGTCGCTCCGTGCTGGACAAGGTCCGTAAGCTCTCGGATGTCCTCGCGGAGCCAACCCAGGAGGGAACCTCTTCCCGCCGACGCCAGGACCGCCAACTGGCAGAGATCATCGACCAGATGTGGCAGACGGACGAGCTGCGACAGGTCCGCCCCACCCCGGTGGACGAGGCACGGAACGCCATTTACTACCTGAACAGCATTCTGACCGACGCCATGCCTGAAATGCTGACGGACCTCTCGGAACTCCTCGCCGAGCACGGCGTGGCCTTGCCTGCCGGCGCGGCGCCCATCCGTTTTGGTTCCTGGATCGGAGGGGACAGGGACGGCAACCCGAATGTCACCGCCGCTGTCACCCGGGAAATCCTGCAACTGCAGAACCAGAACGCAGTTCGAATCGGCATCGCGTTGATAGACGAACTGATCTCGGTCCTCTCGAACTCAACCGCGCTGTTTGGGGCCGACCAGGAGTTGCTCGATTCCATCGCCGTGGACTTGAAGAATCTTCCCGGACTGGACAAACGCATCTTGGAATTGAATGCGCAGGAGCCGTACAGGCTCAAGCTCACGTGCATCAAGGCCAAACTCATCAACACCGGCCGGCGTATTGCCGCGTCAACTTATCACGAGCCGGGCCGCGACTACGCCACGACTCCTGAGTTGCTGGCCGAGTTCAGCCTGCTGGAAGATTCGTTGCGCAACCATTCGGCGGCCCTGGTGGCTGATGGTGCTTTGGCTCGCGTTCGGCGCGCGATTGCCGCATTCGGCCTGCATCTTGCGACGCTGGATATTCGCGAACATGCCGACTACCACCATGATGCCGTCGGGCA
This Paenarthrobacter sp. GOM3 DNA region includes the following protein-coding sequences:
- a CDS encoding Ig-like domain-containing protein; this encodes MNNQIHLRTVSIVAAFLAIAMAVLGLGMTALPANAATLPDAEITLTTESVVSSQWDQVDLNCEWSVPDHSQPGDTFSVQLPPQLRWFGKASFDLDNSNGDTVATAVANDAGLVVFTLSDFVKTHPLNVGGTCSFSTQYSQVPTVGDTEELTFTVGSSVVRVPVAVEPCQKDCGPEAPTAAGKSMSWVDPAQTELRSVFTMPAMTADTNDVVVTDTPAAGMDIDCARVTPRIGQVVGSDGGIVQPYDNDQYPAAIDCSPEKATVTWTGLPEGEHVELFVVTRVTDPSLAVYENTGTVTIAGTESPVVAQLRRTEAGGTGDGTAVPTPTPTATTATPTPTPSATTATPTPSATPTPTATPTPTATPTPTTTAATPAPAPAVPSAPVASTSSPILVVPTDQPSGPTETEGPDQLASTGAQGTAFIFVAAALLAVGSLLAFASARRKGRRTN
- a CDS encoding sigma-70 family RNA polymerase sigma factor, with the protein product MGSISQDGIESDGHLIEAVRSGDMAAFNALYERHISIASTVAKRNVDNPSDAEDVVADAFQSVLQSLVAGKGPDTFFRAYLLSTVTRLSHQRNRKAGKVLPSGDDAVLDQTLGEADSAISAFESHTVSKAFRALPERWQAVLWYLDVERMKPAVVAPILGLSPNAVSALALRAREGLRRHYLQFHIAEQPDSRCAEYASKLGSYVRGGLSAAAERKVREHLRGCSKCTAALAELKDVQGSMRAVLLPLVTGIPLAMWAGKGTGLGVLGGVLPAKAALAVPALAQPAVMAVIAAAGVGLVLGAVGIVDLLTPDAYMEQRAVETTGRQPETEPPATTPAPSAPDSPAAAIPPSVVAPPPAPTPVAPEPAPSQEPTVPTVPVQPPVVTPAPSPSAVPSAAAPVQVTGSAERGKDRGSNGTALHIDFKASGSEPLAGGRAVFSVGPNAWIEAGTVRAPEGWTCTLESRSVVNCSTPTIRRGGLQFDVTAVSKRGREEKVLTYSLEGTGIAPNQFSYSY